A segment of the Aptenodytes patagonicus chromosome 3, bAptPat1.pri.cur, whole genome shotgun sequence genome:
GATGGAGCAGTTACTAATACAGAGCTGAACGTCATATTTCAAATAACTCAAGTGAAAACCAACTTATACAAGCCTATAAATCtgagaagatttaaaaataaaacaaaacatgcatGCTTTTGGTGAAACATACaggcaaattttctttttaatgggaaaGTTCAGAAGTTCTTTTTTTCAAGGCCTCTGATTCATAGTGTTAGGATATGTCTTTAAgatacagtaaaaaaacccaacaaacccaaactttTCAGTTAGGCTTCGTTGTTTAGTCTGAGTCATGATGACTGCAGTTTTGTTATTTAGTTTGTTTAAGTAATACCGGCCTATATAATGCATAAATTAGGAGGCTCATCAGCATCCTCCTGCATCTAATTCCTACCCATAAAGCTATGGTAATCTAGGTAGGCCACTGAGCTGGCAGTGCTTCTTAGCCAAGAAAGAGTTGCATCGAAAGAGTTGATCAAAGTCCTTTTCCAAGATTTTAGAAAACTTTAGGCTGTAGGAGTACAATGTGGATTTGTTTTATTACTGAACCAGCAAAACCATACTTTAATGTCATTCTCTATGTACAGGGTTGTAAGTTGGTGTGCCAGTTGAAAACAAATTTGAGGTTGCTTCTGTCTGCagccttttcctccccttctcatGACTTCTCATCAATAAAAATAAGGTTTCTTGTCTTCCTGGATTTAATCTCCTTTTTACTTGAATATAATTGCTTGCATGACTTGATTATTCtaaaactgtttcaaaagaagaaaaatctgatcTGTATCCACTTGGagttattttatatatagtatGATACTTTTGTGTTAAACTTGATCTTTATTACTCGTACTGCATGGAAAGCTTCAAGACTGGGTCTTGTGGACTTCAGAAGTCTTGGTTTCAAAATCAAATGTGTTAACTTCCTAGCTTTAACTTGTGTCCGCACACAAGCATTTGACTTTCTTAAGCATGTAATGTTTTATAGACTACCTGTTTGAGAGTAATTGAAATATTTAGGGATTTTAATTGCGTTTCTGCTTCAAATTTCTGTGGGTTTAGTTATATGGCTTTTTTGTTCCAATGTAAATCAACATGCTGTAGAACtgtcattttctattttaaaatcttttctttctaaatggcTTTAGAGATGTGTTTTAGAAGGCTTGTACATCTCTGCCTAATAAAAAATACAACATCTAATCATGTGATAAAATTACTGTTGAGGTTGCAATGGCTTCAATCATAGTACTTGGTCTTGGTCAAGGAGCTGCTTATCCCACCCTCTGGTATTATTCCCCAAAAGCCAATCAGGGGTGTTTTTTGCAGGACTCATGTTTTCACCTTCCTTCTTGCCAGCCATTTCATTGTTTCTGTTCAAGCTTCTTTTACTTCTGGGATGATGAAGGTTTATATCCAGTCGGTGCTGGACTTGAAACAgtgttgaggggtttttttgtttgtttcaagaaCTAGTTTCTTGCCTTTACAGTCTCTTCAGCTTTTGTCACATGGGGTAAGGTGATAAAATACCATGTCAACTGAATTTTCCAAATAGGTGTAACAATTTTGTTAAATTTCAGGAGGTTTAATAATAAATTTATGCTATTGTCTACTGAGATTCAACTGGAGACTCATGAACTCAAATTTAGTTACAAGGGATGATTTGTTATAACCAAATAAACAGactcctttttttattaaaaaaaaaaaaacaaaacaaaaccaagaaatctttttgcttttcaggaactgggggggagtgagtccCATCCCGATTGATgcagttttctgtcctttctcatAAATGTCAGTGTGTTACTAAAGAGCTACTGATTCATGACCCTAGGAGTCATGAATTCCAGATACAATGCCATTCACTGTTGAACCAACTCCCCTCTAGCTTTAAATAGTGCTATCACCAAGATAAGGTACTTTGAGATGAGCACAGCTAATATATACCAATATCTACCTAAccagtggtctttttttttttttttttttttttccctctctctacAAAAGAACAACCAGCACTTCCACCTACCAGGGCATATCTTTGTGTATAGCATATGGATCTTCCTCTGCAGTAAAACATTCAGAAAGCAATTGTAGTCTGGATATACTGGGTGTTTAATCTTAGTGTTGTTGGCTGACTGCAGTAGACCTTGGAAAATTTGGATATAAAGAAGGAATGGCTGCTCTGATAGTTACAAAGAAGAAATGCTAATATCGTATTTAGTGGATTGAAAACCCAGAAGCTTGGAAGGTGAACAGGTTGGAGCAATCTCAGTGGGAACTCAAAGTCACACTCTGCAGACATCTTGGAAAAGATCTTTACATTCATGTATGACATTAAACAGCAATTGCTAGACCTTGGTGTAAAAGGGAGAGTACGCTTGAGAGATGAGGCCTCTGAGATAAGAGTGAAGCTCTTCTCTCAAATACCTTGTTAAGCAGCTGGTGCTGAGTAAGCCTATGTGGGAGCTTGTTGACAACTTATTCTTTATTCTAAACAAAATTCCTTTGCAGTCTTCTTCAGTTTGCGTGTGATGTTACAAATTACTTCATGGTTTCATCTGATAAGCATGATGTTCTTTTATAACTGCAAaacacccttttaaaaaaaaaaatgtaggtatGTTAGTCACCTTAAAGATGCCAGACTTCTGTGGCAAATACCAGGAGTTGTTTGGCTCAAGTGCTGTGGTATGGTGTGCTTGAGAAGAACTGCAGAGCTTCATTTCTTCTTGTTACACCCTTTGTGTGCTGCTGTTTAGGTGCATGTACAAAGTTGTTTGCTAAAGATGTTGGAGTTAAGGATTATGTTTTATCTGTGTTTCAGAACTAGTATTGTAAAGTCTGCACTTATTTGAATTTCTATCCACCAGAATATTTGCTAATATGTATAGGTTGTTTCCACTCTTTTTTTGTAGATAATGTTTGGTATGTTGTTACAATTTATTCATGACAAGTGTCATTTGAAATGGAAAGAGCTTGGTTGTAGCTCTCCCTTTAAGGGCTCTAAGGTATGCACTGGTTACGTGATGTGTACAATTGTGAATCTATAAATAGTAGTAGTTATTGCTTCATTAATTACACacaatattgaaaaaaatcaagatcacTCTTTaggaaagaaagttttctatCCATACCTTGCTTGTTAATGTAATGGTTTGCAGTGTTAAGATGGAGTTCTTAATCTGTTTCTATCTAGGCCATgggaatactttctttttttttttcccctctgatttagtgatttgcatttaaatattttatggatAATCTTGCTccattctgcttttgaaaataagctTTGATGGAGAAGTTTGTTTTGCTCTAGGCTTTGCTGCTGCTCATAATGGCATTTCCCAACTGGCGGTTCATAAGACAaaagcaggctggcagcagcagctgtggagaCAGTGCGCGTTGGCTTGCAGTTATCAAATCCAAAGAACGGGGAGACCTAACAGAAACCCATTAATTGGTAGAAAGAAACTTAAACAGTAGAGCAGCAAATCATAACTAGTGATTATAACAGCAGTTCCTTCCTCCACTTCTTCACTGTTTCAAAGCTTAAGGAAGCATCTTTCAGAGTCTTCAGAGCTATTGTCTGAAGGTGCCTTAAGTACATGACTGTTGAGGCATAGTCCATCAAGTGGCTTAATTTGTCGCACAAACAGCTGAGTGCACTAATGAGTGTGGGAAAAGATGGACCAGGGTCATTGGCTGTTTTATGAATTGTGGGTGACAGGAGGTAGAGAACTGATGGGTTAAAACTGAGATTAGTTGTGTTGGCGTGTTGCTCAACAGCTCAAGACAAACATGATTTATGTTCTGGCATTTCAGCACTGTCTGCTGAGAATATGATCATGTAGTAGTTTACAAGAGACTCGAACTGTCCTCAGTAGATTCTTTGTGACTTCTGAAACAAAAGAGTTGGTTAGAAAATGGGTTTGGGGAATGTTCCTTTCTCATATCTAATATGGACATTGATCTATAcgcacacttttaaaataaaatgtgaaacagtaaaaataaaaaatgagatgaTGAAAGCTAGCCAAATTCtaatatacttctttttttccctattacagaaatacattaacTTTGAAGTGGAACTAAACAATGGAACCAGATATTATTCGAATGTATTCCTCATCCCCTCCACCACTAGACAATGGagctgatgatgatgatgaagatgaatTTGGAGGATTttctggtgtaagcactgctggaGTAGCTTTTGCTGATTTTGATACACCAGACTACAGTCATCCAAAGGAGGAGTTTATACCCACAAATCATTTCATCCCACTTCATGATTATTCTGACAATGTAGCTAGCATTACAACTTTCACatctgttaaaaatgttaaagatAAAGACTGCATTGCAGAGCTTCCTACTCTTACTAAGGAACTTTCTGATATGTCAGCTACTAGTACCAGCAAAGAAAAATCTAAGTTTAGAACTTCAGGTACTACTTTAGAAGATGTAAACAAAAGAGGGGAACAAAGAGACAACACTGGGAAATCGGAGGGTTTTTCTTCTCGTGTCGTTAGAACTGGTATAGCAGTTGAGAGCCAGGATGAGCAAATAGATGCTTGTAATGGTGAGAAACTTCCATGTCTAGAGATTCTAACAAATGGATTTGCAGCATCGGACCCTGTAAATCCTCAGGGAACAGAAGATCTAGACAGTATCGGTGACTCAAAGGGACTGAAAACTGTTAGTGCTCATAGTACTGAGAAAAATTTGAACTCAATGCCTAGCTCAGGTGAAGACTTTGCAGATTTTGCTACATTCTCAAACAAAAAACCAATCCATTTAGAGGGAACAGGACCTACAGTACGCAGTGTTCTTAATGAAAGAGACTGTCTGAGCATTCAGGAGAACAACAGAATAAACAGAGTAACTTGTAATGAAGAAGaggtttgcatttcagaaatcaGTTGTGAACAGGGTCCCTCAGCACTGGAAGATAATGAATTTGCAATTTCTAGTACGTCTCGAATAACTGGAAGTTCAATATGCACTACTGAAAATGGAGAATGCAGTGGGAGGAGAAGACAACACGGCACAGAGAATGGCAAAGATTTTACTAGGCCTGATGACTCTTCGCGAACAGAGGACATCAAGGTTGATGAGATCCGAAGCCTAAGCAGTGATCTTGCAGGAGAAAAACTGGGTGATTCTGAAGATCTTAAGAATGGTGGAAGTCGTACTGAAGTTGTAGCTTGCAGTGACGCACATGACGATGATTTTGGTGATTTTGGTTCAGTCAGCAATGTATCTCCCACCTTCATTAATGCTCAAGAATCAATAAATGCTCTAGATTTAGAAGGAACTTCCAAACAGCCCGCACATATTGGTGAACCTAATGATGAATTTGGTGAATTCAGGGACACAAGTACTGTTTCTCAGCAGCCAGCAAGGTTGGATCAAGCTGAACTAAATCAGACTGCTGACACTTTAGAATGTGATAATACCAGTAAAACTTCTGGCTTAGACTTCCAGCATACTACTGAGGTAGAAAATGGTGACGATTGTGAATTTGGAGACTTTGATTCAGTGCCAAAACCTCAAGATGAGACTGTTGCTTTTCAGGACTCTGATGACTTTGCGGACTTCAGTTCAGCAGGTTGTAACCAGGCTACAGACTGGAATGCTTTTGAAGATGAACAAAAAGACAGCTGTTCTTGGGCTGCCTTCGGAGATGAGCAAGCTGGTGAATCTCATCACAGAAAAGAGACGTGGCAGTCACATAGGACAGATGCGTCTGCCAGGATTGATGGTCCAGTATTACACAAGACTGACAGTTTTGCTTTAGCATCTTTCCAAGGAACTACCAGTAAGCAATCTCAAGAGCCAGCACCTTCAGTTCAGGTAAGGGTGTTCTTGATTTTGTTCAGTCTTGTTCTGCTCTTGTGCATATTGCTTTTCCTGGTTCCTGCTTCTGCGTACAACAAATATTTGGATGGTCCTTGTTTGTCTTGTGGGAGAGATTTAATTTGGTGGGTGAGATGGGCTGGTATGAAATAGTATGCTGTGTTTGCATCTTGTATCTTTTGCGCTGTTACTTCCTGGAGAAAAATGAGCGGGGTATGCTGGAACTTTGTATGCATTTGGTTTGATGATTGTATGTGGTCCTTTACATAAACTGATCAAAGGAATAATCCATCGTAAACATTTCAGAGCCTGTGATAGTTCTTCCTTTGCTTCATAGTTTACTGTCATTTGCGGGGTGCGCTCTGATGTTGCCTTTTCATAAAATAGTGGTGTGACTGGAAGCTGAGATTAATAGTTCCCAAAATTTTTCATCGCCATTCTCCATCGTGTtttcaaaatctgatttaaaGTGATGACTTGATTTGTAAATAGCTGCACTCATTTGCTTAGAGCAGAGAGCATGAGAAAATATGACCTATGGAGTTCTGTCCCTGGTATTCCAACCCCTGGGAAGTTAAccatttaaaagttatttaaaaataagtctcTGTTATACATTAATTGTGGGAAGTTCCACGTTATAGCAACATCACAACAATAGGACTGATGATTTCTTAAAGCTGCTGCTATATCTCATTAGGAGTTTTGGGGAGGGTGAAATAGATAGGTTTATTTCTTACCCCCACCCTCTACTGTTTCTACCTTAGTTGCTAAGTATGTATTAATTCCTTCCTAAGTCTTTTCACCAGTCATCTTTGAGATCTGTGCCCGCTTATACAtagttaatttttaatattacttttacAGAATTCAGAGCAACAATTTGAGTTTAAAATTctcttcagtgctgctttttaatCATGTCATCCCGTGTGAGTAGTTCAGAGTATGCTCTGTCTTTTTGAAACGTGCAGCAACACGAGCAATAAAGGGTATTAGTGGTAATATGTGTCTGAAAGGTTTGGATCTTCTCTGGCAGTCAAAGGAAATGAGGCAAGTCCTTTCTTGCAGGACCTTGCATAGGCTTGGTGATAGCCCTGCCTCTTTCCGTTTCCTAACAGTGACAGGTGAAGtggcttttcagaagaaagttgTGCCAGCCGGAGCTTTGCAAGCATCAGCAAATGGAATGGAGCTTTTGGGGCTTAGCTCTGATTTCTTGGTCATGTTAAAAGGTGTGAGCCTCAGCTCCTGACACATCTTTCGTGCTGTTTTGTGCAATGACTAACACATCAAATTTCAAAGTGGCTTTCTGAGCCAAAAAAAGTCTCGCGAGTGAACCTGCAGGTGGATTTTTGTGCCTATGCAAAACCTTGCTCATCATCACCTGAATGTGTGGGTCCATTTCTCAAGTTGAAAGCATGAATCTGTTGTTATCTATTCTGTTGGTCATTCACCCATAAAATTGGAGAGTACTAAGGTCATTAGTGCAATTAATCTAAATTGTTCCTGTTGCCACTTGAAAGACTGTCCAGAATCTGACAAAGAAATGGGGTGGGGAGATGATTCTAGTAAATCATCCATTTTTTTAGTTAATCATGCTATTAAGGGATAGTCTGAAGgtttcaaacatttaattttacttaCAATTTTCCGTAATTTTATGATGGAGTTTCAATAGAGAACACTTCTGAATGTAGATGTTTATAAAAGCAGAACCTTCAGAtgttctgtaatttattttttttttttcccctccccaagtCTGCCTTAACAAAAGATAAAAGCGAAGTTACAATGGAAGTTCTTCGGTGATCTGTCATGAAGTCATACAGTAGTTTGGTTAGATTGTAAAGCAAGTTTTaagacttaaatatttttttcattccttctctttATACTACAGCCAATTGTgactgtatatataaatataaagtGATGTTCTGCCTCCCTTGCCAGTGAGGAAGTACAACCCAAAGCGTGTTTTACACAAACAAGCTGTAGAGGAAGTTGATCTGGATATGTTTTCTCTGTTGCAATAGTTTCCTTAGCCTTGCAATGACTGTtagttaactgaaaaaaaaagatgaagcaacTAACTCTTAAAACAATAGTTGCATGTTTTCAAAACTTACTTTGTATTCTGTAAGTTCTTTAAGTTTTGGAAGGGTCTACTGAAatctttttacattaaaaaaaaaagctttgttttaatcTTAAGTGGTAATTCTGTTTTTAATCCATTGAGCCACAGTTTAGTAAGTTACATTTGGAAACATTGAGATTAGTTGagtcaacatgagccagcagacAGTCTCAGTACTTTGAGTGCAGAATCTTAGTAAAATTAAACTCGGATTTTGATCAGCTTCCTTACTTTCACTGAGGTCAAACCacaaaataacagcattttaaagtatttgctgATCTTGTTTCCCATGTATTAAAGTTGAGTTCTGGAGCTGTTTGAGGCAAAAGCAGAAACACTTGCATGCAAAATAAAGCTAGGGAGAGGTAAGCGAACAAGGTTGTTTTTATTACCCTGACCAAAGGAGGATAGGGAGGAGTAGATCACTTGCATCAGTGTATAGCTGGCAGATCTAAAAAGCACTTGCTGTAGCAACTTAAAGGGAGCAGGCTGTGCAAAGGAGAAATACTGCATGTGTTAGACACTTGAGATAGATGTGAAAATCGAGACCTTGGCTTAGGCTAAAGATAGGCTGGGATCATTTACAAGACACTGTATACACTTGATCTGTAATATTGAGGCTAGGAGAGTCACTGTAATATGGtagtgaaataattttgaatggTGCATAAACAGAAAGACCTTAATGTAATTCTTTACTTCtcagttttctgcttttgtatACTTAGCCAGCAGCATTACCGTTTAATGTGGAAATGATGTATACAGCAATTTTCATCCTTCCAGAATGCAGCATGAAAGGAAAGTTATTTACCAGTAGCTCAAGTTCCCTTGCCAATGGTCTctgcatattttcctttctgtttccttagTTTGTATATTCTGGATGTGGAGGCAGCAGCAAAATTTTGTGCTTTCTGCATGTGGTCTTGATCGTAAGGTATATGTCAGGCAAACTGTTTTAAAGACTGTGGATTTGGtataatgtttaattaaaaattagaCTTTGCTTGAATTCAACTAATTAATCcagtttttcttacaaaatatagAACGTAAAAGAAGAAAGTAAGGGGAAAAAGGTCACAAAAATTACCTTATATAGTGACATGTAGTGGCAAAAAGATCATTATGTCTTTTCTCCTTCGCCTTTGGTCTTAGGCTTTCTGAATCCTGCACACGATCTAAAACATAGGATTTGTAACATGCTGACTTCTTCTATTCGGTAGGGTTGCatggaggggagaagaaaaagggcaTGGTATATGGTAGTCAGTTAGAATTACTGGAAGAATTTGTAATCCCTTAGGCAAAAGTTCCAGTTTCAAAGGCTGATGGACACAGATACGCAAACTGTTGTTTGAACTCATATTAATACTAGCATATACATAAATCATTTAATGTCtgtcttcagctgaaaaatacGTAATATTTGGTTTCAGTATAGCTGCAGGTTTGTATTTGAGATGTGCCTTTGTGTTCATTAAAACTGATTTAGGATGTAGTAGTGGGTGAATTGGTTGATCTAACAAGTTTTGAGTGAACCTGCGCTGTGCCATATGCATTAATCCCCTTTACGTGATCACATAACACACTACTAAGTTATGTTTGTAAGGAATATAAGGCTCATAGCACAGCTTTTTCCGTGAGATAGTGTTGAACATTAGTCAGTTGAGGGGGTTACTCCGCTGTATTTTGCGTTAAGAATATATATAGAACTTAGGCTGCAAAGCACAAGAGCAGTTATTACCTATGGTAATCATGTGGGTGGGTAATAGGGCTGTGCCTAGCTGTGTTCAAGGAGTATAGGCATctctagaggaggaggagatgaataATGGCTTGGTTGGAAGGCCAAAACTCTTACCTGGTTTATCTGAGAGTTAACAAATcctggaaagggaggaagggaaaactgAACAGTCCTCTAAGTGGGTTTTAAGATCCTCCGCATATTAGAGAGCCTATGCTCACAGGCTCTGCCTCCTCAGATTAATCAGACAGTGTGGGTGATGTACAGTTACTAAGCCACACATATGCATCAAGACAAAGAAAACCCTGGATCACTGTCACTTAGTACTGTCTTGGGCAATGAAGTCATCCTCTTGCAAAAAAGTAATTATGACCATAAAGACTTCAGCCTCCCAGTTCACTAAGATAAATTAAGATAGTGTTGGCTAAATTAAGTTCAGACAGTTGGGTAACAACTTGCAGTGTAAATATATCTGTCTGGaaagggttttgggttttttaatgtctGTAGCACAGTTTTTAAGTATGTGCAGCTGAATAACAGTAGAAAACAGACCATTAAAAGTAGCCCATAATTGCTGTATTTCAGAACAGGTTGGCTAAGGGGATCttacaaaagaaaatagtttGGGAGGAGGTTGTTTTAGCACTTCTGTTTATATATcacagaacaaaattattttccattttgtatgCATGTTTCACCTACTATACTTCCTTTCAGAGCCTGACTGAAAAGTTAGTACACCACCACTAGATAATAACAACATGACTGACTGAGGTGGGAAGTCAGTTTTATGTAGCCTAGATAAATAACTGTTAAACTTCACTTTGCCTGCATGGAAGATGCAAGATTTGATACATTCTTCAACTGAGGGAGAATAAATGTGCAAGCCTTCCAGCAAGGAGGAGGGAAACAACTTCACATTTCTACAGTGGACTTCCCTGTGGTTTGTAACTCTCTCATaccaaacagtgaaaaaaacataGAAGTCGTTGTCTTTCTCAAGGCACTAAATTTTCAGATTTGCTTTGCAGCCAAGCTCAAGATCTTCatagttactttttaaaaatgttttttttggaTATTTAGAACTATCACTGCCACCTTATAACTCTTCAAATTATTGTAAAAAATTTTTACTCTTCATTTCTTATTGGTGAGGATTTTTAGCTCTTGTGCCATGGTACTTGATTGTACAACTACATAGCATCCTCTTGCTGGCTTGTAAATCTCAGTTTAGGACCAATGTTTCCATTATAAATTACCTGCAGGAATAAAAATTGAAACAATTCACTTTTTTACCTTTAAGAATTTTATGTCACCATCTTAAATGTAACTgctttggggggggaggggggcgggaggttggggggaagggagaaaagccaTCCTATTTGGATCATG
Coding sequences within it:
- the AFTPH gene encoding aftiphilin isoform X1 — translated: MEPDIIRMYSSSPPPLDNGADDDDEDEFGGFSGVSTAGVAFADFDTPDYSHPKEEFIPTNHFIPLHDYSDNVASITTFTSVKNVKDKDCIAELPTLTKELSDMSATSTSKEKSKFRTSGTTLEDVNKRGEQRDNTGKSEGFSSRVVRTGIAVESQDEQIDACNGEKLPCLEILTNGFAASDPVNPQGTEDLDSIGDSKGLKTVSAHSTEKNLNSMPSSGEDFADFATFSNKKPIHLEGTGPTVRSVLNERDCLSIQENNRINRVTCNEEEVCISEISCEQGPSALEDNEFAISSTSRITGSSICTTENGECSGRRRQHGTENGKDFTRPDDSSRTEDIKVDEIRSLSSDLAGEKLGDSEDLKNGGSRTEVVACSDAHDDDFGDFGSVSNVSPTFINAQESINALDLEGTSKQPAHIGEPNDEFGEFRDTSTVSQQPARLDQAELNQTADTLECDNTSKTSGLDFQHTTEVENGDDCEFGDFDSVPKPQDETVAFQDSDDFADFSSAGCNQATDWNAFEDEQKDSCSWAAFGDEQAGESHHRKETWQSHRTDASARIDGPVLHKTDSFALASFQGTTSKQSQEPAPSVQTTLLSRLERIFEVCFPSMPVLEMEEEISSLNCLLEGGDKQMTTEETLANTGELMDVWTELQDIHDAYGLRYQWGGSHSNKKLLCSLGIDTRNILFTGNKKQPVIVPMYAAGLGMLEPTKEPLKPISAAEKIASIGQTPPVSPEMNTCTSDQFQESLPPVQFDWSSSGLTNPLDASGGSTLLNLDFFGPVDDSSSSSTTTIPGVDPELYELTTSKLETSNASNRVTDAFARLMSTVEKASTSTRKPKKEEHLSEEAAKVISTLPDLTFMHAKVLMFPATLTPSTSCQEKVD
- the AFTPH gene encoding aftiphilin isoform X2, which gives rise to MEPDIIRMYSSSPPPLDNGADDDDEDEFGGFSGVSTAGVAFADFDTPDYSHPKEEFIPTNHFIPLHDYSDNVASITTFTSVKNVKDKDCIAELPTLTKELSDMSATSTSKEKSKFRTSGTTLEDVNKRGEQRDNTGKSEGFSSRVVRTGIAVESQDEQIDACNGEKLPCLEILTNGFAASDPVNPQGTEDLDSIGDSKGLKTVSAHSTEKNLNSMPSSGEDFADFATFSNKKPIHLEGTGPTVRSVLNERDCLSIQENNRINRVTCNEEEVCISEISCEQGPSALEDNEFAISSTSRITGSSICTTENGECSGRRRQHGTENGKDFTRPDDSSRTEDIKVDEIRSLSSDLAGEKLGDSEDLKNGGSRTEVVACSDAHDDDFGDFGSVSNVSPTFINAQESINALDLEGTSKQPAHIGEPNDEFGEFRDTSTVSQQPARLDQAELNQTADTLECDNTSKTSGLDFQHTTEVENGDDCEFGDFDSVPKPQDETVAFQDSDDFADFSSAGCNQATDWNAFEDEQKDSCSWAAFGDEQAGESHHRKETWQSHRTDASARIDGPVLHKTDSFALASFQGTTSKQSQEPAPSVQTTLLSRLERIFEVCFPSMPVLEMEEEISSLNCLLEGGDKQMTTEETLANTGELMDVWTELQDIHDAYGLRYQWGGSHSNKKLLCSLGIDTRNILFTGNKKQPVIVPMYAAGLGMLEPTKEPLKPISAAEKIASIGQTPPVSPEMNTCTSDQFQESLPPVQFDWSSSGLTNPLDGVDPELYELTTSKLETSNASNRVTDAFARLMSTVEKASTSTRKPKKEEHLSEEAAKVISTLPDLTFMHAKVLMFPATLTPSTSCQEKVD